One window of Pleurodeles waltl isolate 20211129_DDA chromosome 3_1, aPleWal1.hap1.20221129, whole genome shotgun sequence genomic DNA carries:
- the PPM1D gene encoding protein phosphatase 1D gives MSSEILDEDPWQRFSCSEPVPSLVRRNAYSERNVRCFGEMSKSGTMPSTFSLESDLFDNSKATRTYSPISCGLSVGISPSGTINATADPKSLKNSTAEVERTPTRSFKRTLEESNSAPLVKKPKRSPSRTSTEQSRNLSVTPKRRTSGKLIMRRSLRGQKKLENPLIQQHRKTICVC, from the coding sequence atTCTTGATGAGGATCCCTGGCAAAGATTTTCTTGCTCTGAACCAGTTCCTTCTCTTGTCCGTAGAAATGCTTACTCTGAAAGAAACGTACGTTGCTTTGGGGAGATGAGCAAAAGTGGTACCATGCCTTCCACCTTCTCACTTGAGTCAGACTTGTTTGATAACAGCAAAGCTACACGAACGTATAGCCCTATTAGCTGTGGATTGTCAGTTGGCATCTCGCCTTCTGGTACCATAAACGCTACTGCTGACCCAAAAAGCCTAAAGAATTCTACAGCTGAAGTGGAGCGGACACCAACACGCAGCTTCAAAAGGACGTTGGAAGAGTCCAACTCTGCACCTCTCGTTAAGAAGCCTAAACGCAGTCCCAGCAGAACAAGCACTGAACAATCCAGAAACCTATCAGTCACACCAAAACGAAGAACCTCGGGCAAGCTTATAATGAGGCGCAGCCTAAGGGGGCAGAAGAAATTGGAGAACCCGTTGATACAGCAGCACAGGAAAACTATTTGTGTTTGCTAG